GATGTTAGGAATCTCAGGATCTTTCTTTGTTTCCTTTCCTTCTCGTGCTAATCACGTTATTCTACTCTTTTATCGGTAATTGGTACTTTTTCTTGATTTGATTGTATTTTCTTtggtttgttttaattttatttgcgGGAGCTACATTTTGACCTTCCAAATTGTATCTGGTAAAGAACAACTTCGGTTGAGGTATCTTTTTGTGGACTTCTATTGTTCTGGTATTCCCGATTGAGTTTCTTGTAATAGCTAATTTGAGGAAATTTCGACAAGCTCATATAATCTTGAACTTATTTTACACCCATCCCACCACCAAACAAACGAAACAGCCGCAAATTATGAAGCGTGAAATGTGAATTAAGAATTAGGATctgatataaaaaaaatttacgtTCGTTCCCTAAATAGTTAAATCAATCATATGTGCCTGCATTCTCAAAGCCCCTGATTCTATGAACAGGATTGATGGGATTTAAGAATGACATACGGTATCTGTCAACAGGATTGTTGGGATTTTGTTCGAGCTCATTGAGATGTTTTTGGTTCAAATGTGTTGCTGATTTTGTTTGTTCTTGAATGCTATTGTTTCCTTTCGAATATCGAGTCATAGAATCAAGTTTAAAAGTATGTGTGTGTTTGTTTTTACTGAACTTATATCTTGCCAAACTACTTTGTTTCATTATGCTATCTTTCTCACAGCTTCGTAACTGTACAACCGTCCATGGAACTAAGTTCAATATTTGTCTTTTGGGATTGAATCAATTTATCTAGCCTTGGAGTGAAAGGAATAGGATGCCAGATTTGTTGTCCACTCGGGATAACTTATCCGTAAAACTTATATTTGTGAAAGGGTTTTCTACGTTCCAATGTTACTACTTCCAAGTGCAAATATATGTTGGAAGGTTTAAGTAAGTGAATTAAATGATCACATTTAActgttaaataaattaattcttatCTTCCTTGGAGATCGCCCATCATTTCCATTTCATATACCATGTATGTTAGGATTTATAAATTCTGCACTTTTGCTACTTTTGCAGATTTACGCCATGTCAATGATTTTGGAAAATGCATATCATTGGGATATTTGCAAGATATCCAAGCTCTGAGGAGACAAGATGTTTATCTGTTGACAAACTTGTTCCACCAAAACTCGTGAGTGAATGCTCATATTTGAGAAGGGACCGttgtcttttatttatttattttgccaggattttttttaaaaaatttttaaatagaaGAAACGATTTCATTGGTAAATGAAATAAAGGAGTAAAAATTCCAAACACCTTATTGCCAGGATTTATTTGCACTTGATATTTCTGTGTTTGCTATAGCCATTTACTTAAATATTGTGATGCAGATTTTCGACCGGTTATTCAAGCGTACATGGTGAAAGGCCATCTGCAGAGTATGCGAAGTTGAGAAAGCAATTGCTGGAAAATGAATTTGGGCATGCACTTGGAGCTTACAGATCCAAAAGACTTTCCTCTGTCTATCACTTTGGTCCATTTTTAGCGTTGTATAGGGCAGCAATTATCTCATTCCATGTATTGAAGCTAACCATATGGCAGTTCTTCGTTCATGACTTAAAAAAGCGTGCTATTAAGGTATGTCTTACACATCTACTCAAAGGTTTTCATCTGTGAGTAACCTTTTAGTGTCATAGTTAAAAACGTGGTCAATGAAGCTTTATTGGTCTGAATTTTGTTATGTCTGTCCCATTCCCTTTATATCGTATGTGTGTAGTTAGCTCACCCTCGCGGGATCACGACCCTTTGTCCCGGCCATTGTAGCACGTGTGTCGCCCAGGGCATAAGGGGCATGATGACTTGACGTCATCCTCACCTTCCTCCGGCTTATCACCGGCAGTCTGCTGTTGTTTTTGTTCCATTTGCCTTTATGTTAATcatctaaaagaaagaaagaaaatattatagCTGTTTTATGCTATCAGTGTGTAGGATGTTTATGATTGGCTTAGTAAAGTGTTGTTTTTTTCATGCAGTTTCGAGAAACACTAATCAGATTGGGGCCTTTCTATATCAAGGCAAGTTTTTTCCCCTTAATTTGAAATGTCCGCCCATCCTCCAACTTTTTGGAATTGTGCATTTTCTTTAGTCTGCTTTCAATCATCAACAACCTATGTGAAATGAGGTCGCAAAAGGTTTTATCACTGTTTATCTGTTGCTTgtattaataatatttcaacTTAAAGTTGTTTGATGGTGAAAAGAGGCAGATAAATTTAACGTGATTCTCCTTAAATTACAGCTTGGGCAGGCTTTGAGCACAAGGCCGGATATATTGCCAACAGTGTATTGCCAAGAACTTGCAAGGTTACAGGTATGTGAGGTTTTCTTAATTCTTAATTAGTTACGGCCAATCAGATACCATATGCATTATAAATAGTCCTTAGAGATGATTTTCTTCCCAATTACCTTCTTTCAGTCTATTCTGATAGTTTGAACTTTCTTACTCAAGGATAAAATACCTCCATTTCCAACTCACCAAGCAATCAAATCTATTGAGAATCAGCTGGGTCGTCCTGTTTCACAAATTTTTGCTGATATTAGCCCAGAGCCCATTGCATCTGCATCCTTAGGGCAGGTTTATAAGGGTAAGTGGCATTCACTTTCCTgaatggaaaattttctttttcgtttGAAATTCTTCAAACCATCTCTTCATGTTCATACGCAAAATGAGTGTTCAGATATGGATGTGCAAGTTTTGAATCTTGATGTAAGCTAAAGTTAAATTCCCATTTTTTCTGCCTCAAGTCTTGCAGCTCACCTGCATTCTGGAGAGCTTGTAGCTGTCAAAGTACAAAGGCCTGGCATGTCTCTTTCATTGACTCTTGATGCCTTGTTGTTCCAGATGATTGGTGGCCAGTTAAAACGATTTGCCAAGGCCCGGAAAGATTTATTAGTAGCTGTTAATGAAATGGTGATCCTTTGCATGCTTTTTATTTGTTAGGACtgattttcttttccatttctgGCTTTCTTGCTTGTAGATTATTCTAGTAATACCTTTAAGAGGGATTTGATTTCCCCATTTTGTGGTTACTTCAGTTGTGAATATCTCTGAAAATTATTCGAAAAAGTCATTGTATcatacattttaaatttaagatgTTGGACGTTTgacatcatttttttttggatCTTGTTTGAAATTATGTAGCAGCGTATTTCAAGATTTATGAGCTttggtaatttgttgttattataGTTATTAATTTTTGGGGCATTATGGAGCCCTCAAACAATTTTCCAAAGAATAATTATTCAGGTCTTCTTGCTTGATCTGAAATGGCCATTACTTCACAATATCACAGTGGGGTGTTGAGTTCTCTCAAAGATTGGGGACGTGCTTCCCTCGTCCTCTTGTCACTCTCTCTctgcttttgttttttattttgtaaattgATCGTCAATTGCCTTGCATGTTCTTCACATTCAGGCCTTTCTTTAAATGAACAGGTTAGGCACATGTTTGATGAAATCAATTATGTTCAAGAAGGGAAAAATGCTGAGCGTTTTTGTTCTCTCTATGGATGTCAACCATGTAAGTTCTAAGGTATTCTTATATGTCCTAAGATTACTACTACTTCCATATATTGAAGCCAATATCCATTATACATTCAATTTCTAGCTAAACATTCTCTGCGAACTTTTTTTTGGGGATCTTTTGCTAAACCATTTGAAGTCTGATAACTGACTAGCATTTGTACGACTTTCTTCATAACAATGAAGTAGGCGACGGTGGGAAGAGTTCAGCAGTTGATGGCTCTATAAAATATAAGAAATCAAACTGTGTTAAAGTCCCCAAAATATTTTGGAACTTTACTCGGACGGCTGTGCTTACCATGGAATGGATTGATGGAATAAAGCTTACTGATGAAGTTGGCTTGCAAAAGGCTCATTTGAATAGAAGGGAGCTCATTGACCAGGTATTATACAGAAATTGTTCGTGTATTTCTTGTTTCTCTTTCCAATCTTTCTATATTatctttattattaatattgatgaaaataaaagaggaaggagaaaagaaacgCACAAATaatttacgtggaaaatccTAGGCCAGGGAGAAAAAATCACGATCTAGACtagttttttattattcaagtAATACAGAAATACAAGAAGAAGACTGCTCAAATAAATAGATAGACAGGAAGCCTTAGGCCCATAAGAGAATTACAAATAAGCCCCTAGGGCAAACCAACCCTTTTTCgatactccccctcaagttggggcgtaaatATCAATCAGATCCAACTTGCTGATACAGTAATCAAAACTCTGTCTTAACAACCCCTTTGTAAGGACATCTGCAATCTGCTGATTAGAAGGGATGTAGGGAATACATATGCTCCCATTGTCCCGTCTTTCTTTAATGAAATGTCTGTCTTAACAACCCCTTTGGTCCTATCGTGCTGGACCGGATTGTTGACAATACATATTGTTGCTTTATTgtcacaaaacaatttcattggaaGCTCCCTATCTTGTCGAAGATCTGTcaatactttcttcaaccaaatttcttcacatatccccaAACTCATGGCCCTGTACTCGGTTTCTGCACTACTTTTGGCAACTACTCACTGTTTTTTACTTCTCCAAGTGACCAGATTGCCCCAGACAAAAGTGCAATACCCAGACATAGATTTTCTATCAACAGCAGACCCAGCCTAGTCTGAATCAGTATATGCTTCTATACCACGCTTCCTGAACAGAAGACCTTTACTAGGAGTACCCTTTAGATACCGTAGAATGCATTCGACGAATGTCATATGTTCCTCATAGGGAGCTTGCATGAACTGACTGACAACACTCACGACATAAGATATATTAGGTCTCGTGTGAGATAAATATATCAACTTCCCGACTAATCGTTGATATCTCTCTTTACTAACAGGGGCTCCATTGTTAACATTACTCAGTTTGGCATTATACTCCGCAGGGGTGTCTACAGGTTTACACCCAATCATCCTTGTTTCTTCGAGGAGATCCAGAGTATACTTTCGTTGTGAGACAGAGATACCCTCCTTCAACCGAGCCACCTCCATCCCAAGGAAGTATCGCAATTTTCCCagatctttaatttcaaattattcagCCATCTTTGTTTTAAGTCTCATAATTTCATCAGTATCATCACCGGTCAGTACAATGTCATCTACATACACAATAAGTACTGAGATCTTTCCTGAACCAGACTTCTTTGTAAACAACATGTGGTCTGAGTGCCCCTGATCATACCCCTTGCTTTAACAAACGTGGTGAATCTGTCAAACCAGGCTCTTGGAGACTATTTCAACCCATACAGTGACTTCTTCAATCTACAAACCCGATGCTTAAACTGGTTTTCGAAGCCGGGTGGAGGGCTCATATAGACTTCTTCTTCGAGTTCTACATTAAGAAACGCATTCTTCACATCCAATTGGTGCAAAGGCCAATCTTTATTAACAACAACAGATAACAGCACCCGGATCGTATTGAGTTTGGCCACAGGAGAGAATGTCTCAGAGTAATCAATACCAAAAGTTTGAATAAAGCCTTTGGCTACCAGTCTCGCCTTGTATCTGTCGATCGAGCCATTGGATTTGTACTTGACAGTAAAAACCTATTTACATCCAACCGTCTTGTGCCCTTCAGGAAGAGCAACCTGTTCCcatgtctcatttttctctagaGCTCTCATTTTTTCCATAACTGCAGCCTTCCACTCAGGAGTTTCCATGGCAACATGTATATTACTTGGAACCATTACCGTATCTAGACTGGTAGTAAGAGTCTTGAACTCATGAGGTAGGTTACTAtatgtcatgtaactatgcatagggaACTTTATACATGACCTAGTCCCTTTTCTCAAGGCAATTGGAAGATTGAGAGACGCATCATGATTTTCCTCTTCTCCAAGTTTCTTATGGCAGCTAGCCGTCTGATCTATGGATCTTTCTTTAGAAGGACTTCCCACACAATCACCTTCCCTTCCACTGTTCTCGTTTGCTGGAGTTGTTTCCTCTGTGTTGTCTTTTCCATCAGTTTCTCCATCCTCCTCAATTCCCTCTATTTTCTCATCATTTTCACCAATCTCTATATCTCTGTCCACTCTGCAATTATTAGTCTCAACACAGTCATCAGTATCACAAACAGGGATGTCATACCTGGGACTGAGACCGAGTCAGACTCATGAACTGGAGCCGGAGAAGCGACAGGCGGCACTGTTTCCTTCCTGTGATTCTTCCTGTAGTAAGTTATCCAAGGGACTTGATTAGTGGGAAGAACAGGACTAGGGAGAACAGGGCTAGGATGTTTAGGTTCAGCCGACACCTCTAGGGGAATGGAATACGTGGACCAGTTAGCCTCTTCACTAGGACTCTCCCCCTGAAGAGGACTAATGGGAAAGAAAGGCTGATCCTCGAGAAAGGTGACGTCCATCGACACAAAGTATTTTCGAGACGAGGGATGATAACACTTGTACCCACATTGATAGAGAGGGTACCCAATAAAGACACATTTCTGGACACGAGGAGGGAATTTTGTACGATTGGCCTAGGGTTTCGTGGTCTAGGGTTTCATCGCCTTGCtttgataccatgatgaaaataaaagaggaaggagaaaagaaacaCACGAataatttacgtggaaaaccctaggccatgaagaaaaaaccacgatttagactagtttttttattattcaagtAATACAGAAATACAGGAAGACTGTTCAAATAAATAGACAGACAGGAAGCCCTAGGCCCATAAGAGAATTACAAATAAGCCCTAGGGCAAACCAACCCTTTTTCAACAAATATAATACGTTTTTTTATGGGAAAACAAGAAAGCCCTTTTTTGTTGACAGGCAGCTGTATCCATTTTCTATTGTTCTGTTTGTATTTCTTGAAGTAGGCTATTTACATAAAATCTAATATATGTCATTTCTTAAGTGTTTTCCACTTTTCTCTTATAGGGATTGTATTGCTCTTTGAGGCAATTGCTTGAGGTGGGTTTTTTCCATGCTGATCCACATCCAGGAAACCTTGTTGCTACTGAGAATGGCTCTCTTGCATATTTTGACTTTGGGATGATGGGTGATATCCCACGGCATTACCGCGTTGGACTGATTCAAGTGGtaagaaaatattattcaacTTTAATAAGTTCCTCTGTTCAATATAATGCACTTGACTATTTAGGCATACCACTGATTTTAAGAAACATTTGGTAGAATGAGGTACAATTTTGACATGTCAACATCTGTTTATCTGCTCTATTTCCACCCCCATGGCAtgaactatagatatattatgtgcaAGTTGTGATGTTTATTGTCCATACGATGCTTAGTGATTTAGgtatcatttaagacatgataCATGGTGAGAAAAATAATATCCTCAACCCCCTACCATCAAAAGAAAGACGGAACAATATGTGAAAGAAGGTTGGAAAACTTCTGCTCTGGGAATATAAGATGAGATTAAAAAACACctttagttcttgaactttatggaagtaacaatttagttcttgaacttaGATGGTAACAATGTAGTCCCTGAActtcaaaattagtaaatttttAGTCTCTAATATGAAAAGTATTGTaaagatttaatgagatttttttccttatttagatcaattaattgattagagaccatttataaattacaaagatcgtgttgttacataataaaaatttatactTAATTTGGTGGATTTTCACGGTGGATATCAAATTGTTATGtattaaagtttagggaccaaattgttataaaattgaaaatataataataaaagaaaaattcattTGATAACCCTTTCGTTttctgtttttagtttttgaaatttttgcttATTTTCTTACAACTTCTTTACCATAATTTTCATCATTCCTATGcatttttaactaaattattattttttttttcaaaaaggaCAAGTTTCTAAGAACTATTTggaaacttttcaaaatttggcttggttttttaacaCACTTTTTAGATAGCTGAACAAAGAAATCAATAGGTGGAAGATAGTGTTTATAACTAggatcttaattttcaaaaatcaaaaaccaaaagGTTTCCAAATGGGGCCCaaagtttatggactaaattattattttaaccaaaattcAGAACCAAGAGTGCTTTTTAACCCTAAAATAAATGCCAAGAAATACTGACCTTGATATTCCCCATGATTGAATATTGGTAATTCTTCTATTGTTTTAAATTTCTACCATTGCTGAATGGTCTAAGATTACTTAATAATGGTCTAGGCTGCACATAACTTTCTTGTCATTACACATTTTTACAGATTCCGGAGGTCTTCTCCACATGCATGTTtgtcaataaaaatatattggTCCAAACATtcaatgttgaataattttgttcTTCGATATCTAGTTGCACTTATAGTTTTCTTTCACGTCATTTTCCTGTTTGCTTCCAGTCTTCATTTTCTAAGTCTGATGAAAATGTGGTAGAAATTTGTCAGAAAGccgattaaaattttattttctttcagcTGGTGCACTTTGTTAATCGTGACTCGCTTGGTTTGGCCAatgattttctttctttgggATTCATTCCTGAAGGGGTTGATATTCGATTAGTTTCTGATGCTCTAAATGCATCATTTGGCGATGGAAAAAAACAGTCACTGGATTTTCAGGTTCATTTCCTTGTTTCTgaattttaatttccatttacCATCTCAAAAAGAGGGGGGGAATCCTTTTGCATTGTCAATCATGTTTAAAGCTGAAAGCTCTTATGCGTGCAAATTGACATGGATTTCAGGGAGTAATGAACCAGCTATACAGTGTTAtgtatgaatttaatttttcccTTCCTCCGGACTATGCCTTGGTCATAAGAGCATTAGGGTCACTCGAAGGCACTGCAAAAGTCCTCGATCCTGAATTCAAGGTCTTAGAAAGTGCATATCCTTTTGTCATTGGGAGGCTTTTGGAAGATCCAAACCCTGATATGAGAAGAATTTTAAGGGAACTCCTCATCCGAAATGATGGATCCATTAGGTGGAACCGGCTTGAACGCTTAGTAAGTCTTTCCTCTTATTTCTCTATCATGTAGCAAGCACTTTGTTTTTGCGAATGAATGTACTAGTGATGATGCATTTACGCATGGAGGTGCAGACATGCTCTATATACTTGGCTGTCTTTTTTATTCTGTTTGCATTTCTtattttctgattttttttccttatccgAACAAGGTTGTAAGAGGTCTGCCAGCTTTCTTTATTTGTATcttaacaaacaaaaaaaattgttgcaGGTTGCAGCCATTTCTGAACAGGCTTCCAAGTCAAGTGAGGAATCCCTCAAGGATAATTCTTCGAATCCCCTGGGATGGAAATCATTTGACATGCCAGCAGTTGTGGCAGCTACTGAggatctttttcttttcattctctCTAAGAAAGGTTCAAGGGTACGTGTTTTCCTCCTCCGCGACATCATTGGAACTGTTGACATTGTTCTGCAGGATGAAGTTTTTGGGTGCTCATCCGGTGAGAAGCGTCAGACCAGATCCGAGGTTTGC
This genomic window from Benincasa hispida cultivar B227 chromosome 4, ASM972705v1, whole genome shotgun sequence contains:
- the LOC120075383 gene encoding uncharacterized protein slr1919 isoform X3 encodes the protein MLEGLNLRHVNDFGKCISLGYLQDIQALRRQDVYLLTNLFHQNSFSTGYSSVHGERPSAEYAKLRKQLLENEFGHALGAYRSKRLSSVYHFGPFLALYRAAIISFHVLKLTIWQFFVHDLKKRAIKFRETLIRLGPFYIKLGQALSTRPDILPTVYCQELARLQDKIPPFPTHQAIKSIENQLGRPVSQIFADISPEPIASASLGQVYKAHLHSGELVAVKVQRPGMSLSLTLDALLFQMIGGQLKRFAKARKDLLVAVNEMVRHMFDEINYVQEGKNAERFCSLYGCQPLGDGGKSSAVDGSIKYKKSNCVKVPKIFWNFTRTAVLTMEWIDGIKLTDEVGLQKAHLNRRELIDQGLYCSLRQLLEVGFFHADPHPGNLVATENGSLAYFDFGMMGDIPRHYRVGLIQVLVHFVNRDSLGLANDFLSLGFIPEGVDIRLVSDALNASFGDGKKQSLDFQGVMNQLYSVMYEFNFSLPPDYALVIRALGSLEGTAKVLDPEFKVLESAYPFVIGRLLEDPNPDMRRILRELLIRNDGSIRWNRLERLVAAISEQASKSSEESLKDNSSNPLGWKSFDMPAVVAATEDLFLFILSKKGSRVRVFLLRDIIGTVDIVLQDEVFGCSSGEKRQTRSEDHAMLERVVHGFQCLREAIKLAPQVWTAMLIRMALKPEVHSFSLDVISSIIMHIGRKIPDHLWVCISRFLHDLERDCGSNKV
- the LOC120075383 gene encoding uncharacterized protein slr1919 isoform X1; protein product: MRNVVACLNRHRLLTPAYRNLRHVNDFGKCISLGYLQDIQALRRQDVYLLTNLFHQNSFSTGYSSVHGERPSAEYAKLRKQLLENEFGHALGAYRSKRLSSVYHFGPFLALYRAAIISFHVLKLTIWQFFVHDLKKRAIKFRETLIRLGPFYIKLGQALSTRPDILPTVYCQELARLQDKIPPFPTHQAIKSIENQLGRPVSQIFADISPEPIASASLGQVYKAHLHSGELVAVKVQRPGMSLSLTLDALLFQMIGGQLKRFAKARKDLLVAVNEMVRHMFDEINYVQEGKNAERFCSLYGCQPLGDGGKSSAVDGSIKYKKSNCVKVPKIFWNFTRTAVLTMEWIDGIKLTDEVGLQKAHLNRRELIDQGLYCSLRQLLEVGFFHADPHPGNLVATENGSLAYFDFGMMGDIPRHYRVGLIQVLVHFVNRDSLGLANDFLSLGFIPEGVDIRLVSDALNASFGDGKKQSLDFQGVMNQLYSVMYEFNFSLPPDYALVIRALGSLEGTAKVLDPEFKVLESAYPFVIGRLLEDPNPDMRRILRELLIRNDGSIRWNRLERLVAAISEQASKSSEESLKDNSSNPLGWKSFDMPAVVAATEDLFLFILSKKGSRVRVFLLRDIIGTVDIVLQDEVFGCSSGEKRQTRSEDHAMLERVVHGFQCLREAIKLAPQVWTAMLIRMALKPEVHSFSLDVISSIIMHIGRKIPDHLWVCISRFLHDLERDCGSNKV
- the LOC120075383 gene encoding uncharacterized protein slr1919 isoform X2, which encodes MRNVVACLNRHRLLTPAYRNLRHVNDFGKCISLGYLQDIQALRRQDVYLLTNLFHQNSFSTGYSSVHGERPSAEYAKLRKQLLENEFGHALGAYRSKRLSSVYHFGPFLALYRAAIISFHVLKLTIWQFFVHDLKKRAIKFRETLIRLGPFYIKLGQALSTRPDILPTVYCQELARLQDKIPPFPTHQAIKSIENQLGRPVSQIFADISPEPIASASLGQVYKAHLHSGELVAVKVQRPGMSLSLTLDALLFQMIGGQLKRFAKARKDLLVAVNEMVRHMFDEINYVQEGKNAERFCSLYGCQPCDGGKSSAVDGSIKYKKSNCVKVPKIFWNFTRTAVLTMEWIDGIKLTDEVGLQKAHLNRRELIDQGLYCSLRQLLEVGFFHADPHPGNLVATENGSLAYFDFGMMGDIPRHYRVGLIQVLVHFVNRDSLGLANDFLSLGFIPEGVDIRLVSDALNASFGDGKKQSLDFQGVMNQLYSVMYEFNFSLPPDYALVIRALGSLEGTAKVLDPEFKVLESAYPFVIGRLLEDPNPDMRRILRELLIRNDGSIRWNRLERLVAAISEQASKSSEESLKDNSSNPLGWKSFDMPAVVAATEDLFLFILSKKGSRVRVFLLRDIIGTVDIVLQDEVFGCSSGEKRQTRSEDHAMLERVVHGFQCLREAIKLAPQVWTAMLIRMALKPEVHSFSLDVISSIIMHIGRKIPDHLWVCISRFLHDLERDCGSNKV